Genomic DNA from Pigmentiphaga litoralis:
CCAAGGTCAGTCTGAGCCATCCTGAATTCCAAGAGCGCACGTCTCTTGTGATGTTCGGATGACACGACTGGCCTTTGTCGTTTCTGGTCTGTGCATGCGCTCAAGACAGCACGGAAATGCCTTTGCGCCGAATGACGTTCAGCAAAGCCAGCGCCGGGCCCTGAGCCTGGGTGATGCCTCGCTCGAGTTGCGACACGTAGCCAGCCGTCATATTCAAGTATCTTGCCAGTGCAGCCTGGCTCAGATGCGCTTCCTCTCGGACCTGCCGGACTTGCTCCGGGCTGATGGGTTCAGCAGTGGGGAGCTGCGCCGATCCAAGATGCCGCGCGGTAATTTTCTGGTGCGTGGCTGCGTCCATGATGTCAAGCCGGCGCTGCGCGTCGGCCATTTCCACCAGCTCGGCCGACAGGCGGCTAGAAGTTGCTTTCGTCATTGTCGATCTCCTGCAGATCACCGTCGCGCAATGCAAGACTGACCTTGTCAGCTGGCGCGGCAAGCCAAATTTTCCCGATGCCTGGCGCGCGAAACGTACCACGCCCTTCGTTTTGAAGATCCTCATGACACCCTGGACAACACGGAAAACTATAGCACTGAAAATTACACTTTGCGGGCCAGCGCGTGCGCCGCTTGCATGGGCTCATTGAATCGC
This window encodes:
- a CDS encoding helix-turn-helix domain-containing protein, coding for MRIFKTKGVVRFARQASGKFGLPRQLTRSVLHCATVICRRSTMTKATSSRLSAELVEMADAQRRLDIMDAATHQKITARHLGSAQLPTAEPISPEQVRQVREEAHLSQAALARYLNMTAGYVSQLERGITQAQGPALALLNVIRRKGISVLS